tcccggtgtggctcctagtgggaaaaggcggttcttgctacgtattgtccgggtgggcgccagactagctcggttctagtcgtgagtttgggggtcgtggatgtatgtgcccctgcgtggcccactagggccggcggcggtgttgcgtgagatgattttaaataagaggcgtggagttaaggtggtggtgtcgtaccttttattcataggaacgagtcgtacacaatacaacactctacagaggtccccggggggggtttactcgttattccgtggcgccgtatggtttgtgttccgcgttacgtggcctcggacgctgctacgtctcatacgtctcactggttacacgggtaacgtaatttcgtaacacaaaggcgggacacaaaatacactgaattaagggggtgcgcacaagttacgtggcactcgttactcgggtaacgtaagttagcaatacaaagtacgggacacaaaaatacactgaattaagggggcgcgcacaaattacgtggcactcgttactcgggtaacgtaagttagcaatacaaagtacgagacacaaaaatacactgaattaagggggcgcgcacaagttacgtggcactcgttactcgggtaacgtaagttagcaatacaaaatacgggatacaaaaatacactgaattaagggggtggacgattggagacggccaatcccgtatgcaaatgtctcggcgcgggtgttgtgcccactgtggtgaaacacgcaccgcaattaagtttgtccaagttcccttgcgggtttgtggtcagcgccgtgcgcgtgaccttaaataaagttctgtaagttgcgggaggcggcccgtgccgtatactgaagagcagccccgttgaccaagtgtggtgcggggtgtctttaaattgatgcggccggattaggtcctggaccgaaaaaagggaccgggtactcacggagaggttaagtaataaaaggggttctgttaattagtgactatatttaccggacgttactttcgatgtagacaaaggatgttgcctctccgtgggacgtaggtccgccccggtccatgagctgcgctgaactgccgaactggcatggcgtccgagggaggctcggcctctctcgcgccaggcgtgacctcattacgctagactccaaacgggtgtgtctggaagagattttattgtcgctaaaatcctaatttaatgttttaggaggaatgggtacggttcttctcttgtctactcaggtttccgcggctttgtctttgattgctgttcgggtcgcctgactcgggtgggccatggccaggggtgtgttccgttagcgggagcgtatactggcgggtgcaggtcgggctctggggtggtcgtcggccagacgacgtcaaagttTGTGTCTTTGGATGACCTGTCTACTCCATTACAAGTGTTACTTCGGCAGAGGCAAACGGTAGGCTGTATTGCCAATCCCACAGCTCCTTCCACAGATCTTTGCCACTTATTACAGAAGTGGCTGCATACCCATTAGCCCCACATAAAGCTATCATTTGAAAGTTAGCACAATATGACTGGATGcaataaagtcattaaaaaaatactgaaacaaTACTGTATTTCCTTCCTTAAAGTCAATTTGGTGGCTGCCTACACTGTTAATCCTGGAGCAAGAGTTGCAAATGTGTATTTACGCAAGGCATATCACTCTAACATGAGCCATCATGCTGAGGGGTACTCGGTACAGAAGCAAGACACTTTGTGTCcataaccacaaatattaaagcCTACGTTCTAATAATGGTGTGGTTTCCAATCCTTAAGTGCATTCCTGAAgcatatgcagaatttcattttgagGGAAGGGATAACTATATAGCCATTTGGtagctttcaaattctttcctttggTTGGTGGGAATGATACATTTTTAGAAGGTTTTTAGAGTTTCGGGGTATAATGGTGCATATGCCCCTGTACCAGACCACAAGCAATCTTAAAAAACAGCAGTGGACAAAATGTACAAGTGAACCAAGTTCATGGGAAATAAATACCCAATATATAGGGACATATTTTATAACTCTGCTCGTAAGAAATACTTCCTGATACATCATCATTGGGATCAAGATCCATAGCAAAGAACATGAACAATCTCCAATCAGCTACCATTCATTTCTATGCAAACGTGATCACATAAATAGAGcatacaatttattttagtgattaaattttattttagaatgaAAGCACTGTAAAAACTATGTTAGTGTATTTGGGGAAAATCCAGTCCAGAATTCTCATGTTCTAGCATTCCAGAAAAATTTAACATCTCAAGAATTTTGTCCACCCCTGCTGAAGGGTGGCTATATTTTTAACCTAACCTACCAAACTGCTAGATGTCAAAAAACTGAGAAGCTTAATCAACATTCTCGAACTATGGACAAAGCAATACAACAAAACTACATGGGCATATGCAAATGATAATTAAATGGCTATTCCTCAAGACAGTGTGTTACTGTATTTGATTTTATGTGTCCCAACAACGTAGAGCAGCTCATACAGACCAGGGGTGGCCACAGTCTTTATTGCTCACCTAGAACACCACTTGTATACCCGATGTTAATATTTCTTAACTTCAGCCTCCGAAGATTAAGAACATACCTATACCACCTCCTCCGTGGTGATATAATATATTCCAGCACTCTGTGACACAAGGTGTTAGTAGCAAGTCTAGGAACATCAGATTCATCATAATGTAGTGGATTTCAAATTGGATTTTCATCAACTGTATAGGTATATGAACTTGTTAATTTgtcaaatatgtttaaataatgaCACAACCCTAAAAATGAGAGATACTTAACTTGGTAAGTTTAAAGACATGGGAGATGTTTTTTGTTATATATACACAAATGGTTTTGTAAAGAGTAACCATCTAGAAGTTACGGAATGAGAGACATGATGAACGAAAATGTAGTCAACTGTAAACAGATTACACAGCCACCGGAAGCACGAGCCTGGTTGCCTAACAAAATGTTTGCGACCAGTAGCGTAACACAACCAGTGACGACAAGTGTGTTTGTCGTGCGCAGCCAGCAGCAGGTGACCTTCAAAAAAACTGAAGAGTCTAAATTAGCCAGTCAGCAGAGCAGAGGAATAGGGGGGCAGTGACATAGGGAGCGACAGAGAAGACCACGAACGAGAGGGAGAAAACAAACACTGAATCAGCGATTGGGAATATTTGAAATTGACACACTGGAAGAGTTCGCGTGGTTGTGATAAATGCAAACTCTGTCAGATAGGGCTTCATAAGCCACTGTAATTATTCTGTCATGGGGTCAGTAGGTGGGAAGCCACGCTTCACCGCCACCAGGAATGACTACAATTGGTTAGTAACCAGAAACAATGGTTCAACGCTAAAGGTTTAGTAATGGCAGTAGGCTGATGTAGGAAGTAGACGAAAGGAATGAGGGACTTCTCCCCTCTGAAAAACTTCTCACCCAGGAAAACATgggcaaatttaaaaaaactctttgatattgtaactttttaaactGTTTAAGTTTGGTAAAGAAATACATCAATACTTAATTTAAAGTTAACATAAATTCACTCGCTAGAAAAGTATACACGGTAAAGTTGGTAGGGCTCACAAGACGAAACACTATCCACCGAAACAGAGGTGGTTAAGAATACATATACAGAAATGGCAGACAACATGACTCATTTATTTAATGTCTTATTCCTAATAGGGTTAGATATGGCTTTTAAGCAGATTATAGGGTTTaatgattatataaattttagtcAGAAAGTTGTGTCAAAAGCCTAATATCcagaattattataataaaaactgTTTGTTGAATTTAAAATCACCCAATTCTTGTTTTAAGTATTAACCGCTTATTTATCATTGAAAAGGGACTCTTCACCTGCGCGCCCACTCTAGCAAACAGATGAGTGGTTGAGAGCCTGCTTTCTAATGTCCACTTAGGACCTTAAGAATATCAAAAATAATTCACTGACAGACAATCCTGGTAAATTAGCTTCCATTCCTCTTCCCCATCACTCTACATATTTATTTCACTATTACCTATTTCATTTCCACTTTTTAGCTTATTCTCATATTTACGGTCGACATAGGTTTTAGGAAGTCGACGGCCGTAAAATATGTATATGGTAGATTGcaacgagcaaaaaaaaaatggaagggtttttttatatttggtcTCACAAAATTACATAACCAGCCAATAAAATGGAAGATAAGTTTTTGGTAAGGACTATATTGTGGACATTATGTAATATGTTCAAATAAAAGACAGCCaaaaaaagcatcataataagTTAAGAATACCTTATGTATTTATAACTGTTTATGACTATTTTGTATTTACACAGTAAATATGTATTGTGTTGCACTGTATGCTACCAATTCCCTGATTTATACAACACACTGTTCAAGTTATCAAATTGAGAGcaaaataactaaatatcatgtATATAGATTCTTTGACATAGTTTCGCAACGAAGCTCAACTTTTGTACTTATCAGAAATCAGTCTGGCAACCAAAGTTTCCCCTCAACCGGTGGAATGCTGACTCGGCGTGAGCCCGCCCGGATGTTCCGGGCTGTGCTTCTGCTTTTTGCGCTTCTTCTCCTTTTTCCTCTTCTTCCGCTCCTTGTCCTCGTCGTGCCTCTTCTGCTTCTTGTGCTTCTTCTCGTGAGTGTCCTGCCCCAGCTCGGCCGCCTGCGCCTCCTGGCCGGGCGTGTCGCCCGCCTTGTGCTTGTGCTTGCTCTTGTGCTTGCTCTTATGCTTGCGCTGCGGCACCTGGTTCACGTAGCGGTACTGCTCGGGCAGCGGCCCCGGGTGCAGGCGGAAGCCGGACAGCTGGAAGCCCGTCAGGGGCAGCAGCTCCTTGCCGCCGATGGGCGGCTTCTCGATGATGGACCGCAGGGAGCTGTTGTCCTGGTGGCCCGGCGTGTCGATCATGCCCGGCAGGTTTGGGAGGAACGAGGAGAGCTGTTCTTTCACCTTCTTGCCACTGAACTTGCTGTAGGAATGCTCCAAGCCATAATATGCCATCAAATTTGTGGCCCCAGTCAAATCGCTTTCCCCTGGAAACAATCATGGACAGGTGTTAAAATTGATGAGCAAAAAATGTTCATAATGCTCAAAGTAAAGTAGGctactatttacattattatccACAAAATGAAGGGTGACAAAAAAGTTAAATGTCAAAAGCTAATGTAAAACATTGTCCATGAACTGAACTTACATCAACAATATCACATCAATgtacattttttaaagataataacaAATATATTTCAGGCACACCctaaaaataacagttttttgaTACATACAAATGCTATACACCCACTGTTGCCACCTTGCTGAACTGCCACAAAAGAAAATGTTCCATTAGTTTTTACTTAATAGGGGGGGGTGGGAGACAGGTTGAACAAAGGGGTGtatagagggaggagggatcatggGTGGATGATTCAGAGAGAGTGGAGAAGAATGGAAAGAGGAAGGCAAGTATTCCTGGTGAGGTCAGAGCAGGAGTGGAATAggattgagggaaagatactgaatgtgagaagaggaaaggacttgGAAGAGGCTTCATTAATTGGGAAAATAGAGGAGGGGGACTCCTTGCTGCCGGGCAGAAGCCCAATCGCAagtcaatcaatcaatcaattgTTAGATGAAATAATCGTTTGCTGAAAAAATTTGGGATCTCCTGTATATACAGCTAATAAAATTTGTGTGGGCGGTACGGGCAAGTGcacataggtgtgtgtgtgtgtgtgtgtgtgtgtatagacaCACTGTTTTTGTAGATACACACACACCACGCAAACTGTGTAAACTAAAATCTAGGTACCTTTATTGCATCcactatgtattttttgtatgtacAGGTATGTACAAAACTATTGGacaattaatgttataaaataaaaacaataatatgacaaacaaattaattgttcataaaaacaaatattttgtataatcTTTCATCTAAAACCACTACTGGTTCTGCAGCAGTGAGTGTAGCTGATCAGTAATCACTAGAAGTGCAAAAAGATTGACTATACACTAAACATGGCACGTGGTTAAGTTCTGGAATAATGAAGTCCTTTTCAGGATTATTTGGAGGAATGGGTAGATCAGCTAGCTCTACATGTagatttcttataatttttaacagaCAGAGCTGGCAAGTAGATTGCATCATATTTCTCGAAGTCACTGACAGCCATAACAATCCACTAACATGAATGCAACTTACAACTGTTACTAACAAGGCCACCTGTGAGCACACTTGCCCTGATGGTTCTGGATGGGCAGCTGACTGTCTGCACTACCTGTTCACTATTATCAGATCCATGATACTTGCAATACTTTGACAGCACGGTTCACATCTCTTTTGATGAGTTTTGTGCAAGTGATGTAGAGTGCAGTCTGAAATTGCATAATGTTTATACATAGATTGTTCTAGCGACCTTTCGCTGCCCTTTGAATTGGGGTGTTTAGTTTTTTGACACATTTGTGATCGCGGTCCTCAACACGGTAAATGCAATGGGGTTTGAGAGCCAgaacaaaatatactaaaactacctgcagtacccagcgttgcccgggctgaacacagggtgaaggagaactgtttagagatcagatgtagttagtaattgtcttcttaatttgaatgtcaagtgtgcaaaataatttatatcactttcagatcccgatagacgttctgccagtttatagttatttacctggtctgtatgtaatctagactctataaagcaatataggaaaaaaacctgaaaaataagggattactaatattgaaaagattccattatctagctaatgctcggcatacattgcaatgcctcattcagttttgttttgtaatatgtttgaagtagttacacatatacaaataatctatccatgtctataaatatatatttatctctatctacatctatagtcctatatttctatgtatctctctatctgtatttatcactttatatctacatatatacctcacactatctctatgtattctatatgagggtactgattgcttcgttgttaatatcacacgggtgttttttacttgtatgggaaaactAAGAATGATAAGacatctagtgcatggcaacaatgttaataggcaataggaaataaacttctagcgcctgcggcattgtcaacacacaattcgtacgtgtactgcatgttgtatctaacccccttcaacacatttgattctaaattggacttttagtaaggatccctaatgttattgataatataatatagcctatagccttcctcgataaatgtactatccaacactgaaagaacttttcaaattggaccagtggttcctgagatta
This genomic window from Bacillus rossius redtenbacheri isolate Brsri chromosome 6, Brsri_v3, whole genome shotgun sequence contains:
- the LOC134532981 gene encoding mediator of RNA polymerase II transcription subunit 19, which codes for MMMADQFRKGEQYSPKSSPRGARSPVVSRQDSTGTLKTTISLGKNPSIVHSGPFYLMKEPPGESDLTGATNLMAYYGLEHSYSKFSGKKVKEQLSSFLPNLPGMIDTPGHQDNSSLRSIIEKPPIGGKELLPLTGFQLSGFRLHPGPLPEQYRYVNQVPQRKHKSKHKSKHKHKAGDTPGQEAQAAELGQDTHEKKHKKQKRHDEDKERKKRKKEKKRKKQKHSPEHPGGLTPSQHSTG